CCATCTTGCCAGCGGATGCCGAGCTGATGCTCGATGGCACTGTGATCGGCCGCACCCCAGAAACCCATGCTCGGGCTGGTCATCCGGTAGAGCTTGTCGTCGAACAGGCGACGTTCCGCCGTTTTGTTGGCGACAGGGTCAACAGCCCGGATCGCGATCGGCGCCTCGTCTGAGGACAGCCGCAGGCACTCGACATCGACATGGTCGAGCACCTGGATGTTCTGAATGGTGCGGCCTCGAGGCTTCTGGACGCCGATCTCATAGACGAACGGGACAGAGAACTTGACGCGATCCATGACAGCCCAGCCACCGGTGACGATGCATGATCGTCAGCCGCGGCAGTGAAAGTCGCAACGACTGCACCATTGGTATCCACCATCAGAAGCGCGGCGCAGAGCTTTCCAGTTCGAGCTCCGGAGTGAGGCGGGCGTCGCGGTGCGCCCGGTACCGGCTCAGGGTCGCGTGCACATTGTCGCCCTTCAGGCCAGAGCTGCTCGGGATCAACATGATGAGGGTCGTGCCGAGAAACTGGATCACGTTTTCCATGTGACGGCGCTCTGCAGTCTCCTCCTGGAAGAGATCGAGAGAATCCAGCGCATTTCCCAACGCACCGCACACATGCTCCCGGCTCATTCCGCTCGGAAGCGAATTGACGAGATCGAGCATCGTCGGCTCGCTGGACCTCGCGATGGGGCGAAACATCGTGTGAGCCCAGGACAGGCACAGGATGCCGGACATGATCTGCGCCTCGTCGGGGAAACCATCGTCCCTGACCGCGTTGATCCCGCAGTTCAGGTAGAAATCGAGCATTCTGACGCGGCTTTCGAACAGCTCGCGATACCGATCCGGGATCAGTTCGCGGACGGCTTGCACCGATGGCATGATCTCGTCCCAGTAAATGGCTGGGATCTGGTCGTCGAGCTCACGGGCATACGGTCGCGGGATGGTGGGGCGTTTCGCCTCCATGGCGCGGCATGCCGCCATTGCGGCTTCCGGAGTGGGCGGGCCTCTACGAGGAACGGACGAGGCAAGCCTGGATCCCGACATGTGAAGCTCCTTCTGCACCAGAATAGCATTTCGGCCTGCAGGCAAGAACTTCGTCGCAGTCAGAAACTGCTCAGGCTTCCCTTCCCTGCGGGCGGCGTCTGCCGGGGGGGGCAGGCACGGGCTTGGAGATGGAAATCGGGCTCTGTTATTGAGTGCGAAACGGTCCGAGCCAAGAGAGAGGTGGTATGTTTTCATCCGTCTTCAAAAACAAGCGGCTGAATAGGGAGCCGTTGAAAAAGACGGCGGGCAGTCGCTGGGCCGATCTGTCATACATCGCGCAGGTGCTGACACTGCCGGTAGCCCTGATTTCGGCCGCCACATCCGGCTATTTTTCCTACAGAGCTATCGAGATTGCTAGTGCGGCATTGGCAATGGAGTCCAAATATAAGGCAGCTTCAATGCGCCCCCGGCTATTCGGGAAAACCGAATTTAGCGAAGGGAAGATCTCGATCATGAACACGGGATCGGGACCGGCTGAGATCGTGAGTGTTGCCATCGAATTTCGTGGCAAGTGCACGATCTCGTCGGACCGGCTCAATTGGGCAGGCGAGTTCGATGCTATCATGCGCAGCGTGTCGGATAGCTATGCAGCCCAGTTGAGGTCACTAAGCTTGGTCGAGCAAAGCTATCGACCGCTCGCGAATGTGAATTCTGACGGCTCACAAAAGGACCTCGTCCCAAGCGGCGAGTGGGTTTTGATGAAGATGAGCCCCGTTGAGGCGAAGGCAGACGATCAATACAAGGCCGCAACAGAAGCCTGGGCCCAGATTGTCGGGGACTTGAATTTCTCGCTTATCTACAAGCCCCTCGTCGAGGGCGAGAATATCGAATTTGCGTCATCGGATCAGCCGCTCAGCAAGCTCTGGAGTTGCCTCTCAGCGCGTCGCCGGTGACGCGGCAGTCATCTGGAGTGCACGACAGCTTAGAACTGCAACGGAGCCACCCCAGCCGGTATGGACGTTTGCTGCGTTGCTCGTCCTTATGGGCGGCGTCTGCCAGGCGTCAGGTAGATCACGGAGCCGTCGGTCGGAGCTTTTGCGGCTGCATCCAATGCTCTGGCAGCCTGCTCGTCGACGACGATGACGTCCGGCGGCGCTTTGTCGGCCCTGCCCGAGGGCATCATCAGCGGTGGATCCTTGGCGACGAGGCGCTCCAGATCGAGCAGTTTCACTCTCATCCAGCGCAAATCGCGCGAGATCAGGCCGAGCCGGTGGAAGGCAATCACGTTGAGCGCGAGCATGCACAGCGTCAGGATAACCACGACGGGCAGGACGATCTGATTGGCAATGTCGTGCATTCCGTCCCCCGGTAACGCGAAAAACCTCGCAGCCGGATGCCTTGCTGGCAAGAGGGACCAGCTCCACCCAACAATGCCGATCCGGGCTGTTGCGCTCGCGCTACGTCGCCGACGGCTTCAGCCGCTTCTCTGTATCCCGTTCGGAACGATCTCTCCATGCATCCAGTGCGAATCCGTCTGGACGTGACCGGCCCGCACCCACTTCGCGACATGATTGCGGAAGTCCCGGTACCTGAAGCCTGCGGCGGTGCGCACGACATAGCCCTCGCGGGCCTGGACCGGCTGGCCGGTCAAAGCCGCTTGTGCCCGATCCGCCGCCAGGAGCTTCTCCCAGGCTTCATGGATCGCATCGAGGTCGAAGATGCCGTCATAGAAGACCGGAACGGGCGTGATGGAGAGGCCCGACGAGCTGCCGATCAGGTCGAAGTATTCCAGCGTCTCGTCCCATGACAGCGCCTCGTTGCGCTCATTCCAAACCGAGAAGCCTTCAAACCAAGTCGGCAACGCCTCGTAACGGATCGAGTGGACCGCATAGGTGTTCTCACCGCAAACCCGGAAGTCGTGTGGGATGTCGGATCTGATCGCGTTCCAGAACCCCTTGATCCAGTCTCGGCTTGGATGATGCCGGCTATCGAGCGAGCGCGCATGGATGTGGTCGGGGTACATCGTCGTGCACTCGCCATCGCGCTTCTCGGTGCCGATGACCCGCTGGCCGATGAAAGCCGACAGATCGCGAAGGACGCGATCGCCGCGGCCGACACCGGGCGAGCTCTCCATGTGCCAGGTCTTGGGGTACTTCACATATGGGCGGAACAGGTCGAGGACGCCGCCCGCAGCAAGCGCCTTCTGCACGGGCTCGTCGAAGAACATCTCGCCCTTGAGACGCGTGCCGTTGCCCAGGATCGGGTTGCCCCATTTGTCGATGCGCTCGTCATCTTCGAACTGGGGCGGCAGGATCACCTGCTTGATGCCGGTCCAGCCGCGCAACTCGTCAGGCGAAAGCGTCGTGCGCTCGGCCTCAAGGTGGTGCCGGGAGCAAAGCGGGGCGCCGTTGTCGAGATAATACCCGCCATCGGGGAACAGGCTCCGATCAATCAGGTGATGTGCATCGGCCGCCGGCTCGCTGCATCCGGGCACGCAGCATCGTCCACCAAGGCGCGCGAGCGTCTCGGTGCTGAAGGCGGATCTGGAAAGGAGCTTTGGCTGGGCCATTACATTCACGCTATTGATTCGGATGTTTGCATACCATCAATTCATTAACAGGCCATGCTCGGCGTGGATTGATGCGATCGATCTTAGTGCGCCATCCTTAACCTACCGGCCAAACCATCGTTGCGCCTCATCGAACCGTCCGATAAGCAAAGCCTGAAGACGTGTATCATTGATTTGCGCCATGGCCTGATCCGCCAGCGCAGAAGTGAGTGAGATCATATGCCCGGCACCATCCAGGTCACGCTGACGACTCCGTTCGAGCCTCATTCCGCACGCCAAAAGATGGCGGAGGACCTGGCGAATCGACTCGAAACGAATGTGATCCTGCCCTCCGGGCCTCTCGGCAACATCGTCAGCGACGAGGACATCGAAGCCATTCAGTCGGTCCTCCAGTCGAGCAGCGACGAGGCCATATCCCATTTCGGCTTCTCGATGCGTGGGCTGGCGACGGGATGCTCGACTGTCATTCTGGACCAGTCAAATTCCCTGCCGGCCTGGGGCATGATCATCCGCCGGCGCATCAACATCTTCTTCGACGAAGCCTCGTACCCGTCGGTCTTCTCAGTCGACCATGAGATCGTCGATGGATTCGGGGATTACAGCATCGAGACGGACATTCTGATTGCAGAGACGGTCCTGATCGAGATGATTGCGGACTGCTACACCCAATGGTGCATTGGCGCCCAAGGGGTGTTCGGGCGGATCAAGATCGCGCCGATCCAGCATCACGTGCTCGGAAACTCGTTCAGCGGTGGCAAGCCCTTGATGATGATGGCACAGGCCGTCGGCGCCGCCTTGGCCAATCACGAGACGGGCATCCGTCAGATCGGACCGTTCCTGTGTGCCGCCGGCTTCAAGAGCTGGCAGAGGCCGGCGAGTGGCGCCAGCGATGCGGCATCGCTGCGGCTCCGCGCGTTGGGGGCCTCGACCACATTGCCCATGGAATGGAACAGCCGGTCGACCAAGTTCGGCGCCACGACCCCCGAAGTCACCACCGCGAACGACGACTTCGAGTGCAGGAGTCTCGTTGGGCCGGATGAGTTCGCTGAGATCGCGATCAAAACGGAATGGAATTTCGGCCACCCGGCAAGCCGCATCCCTCCGGCTTCAGATAACCGGTTCAATATCAACGTCAGCGGCGATAACGCGGAGTATGTCGAGGCGATCTACTCCGTCCGGCATGCCATCTCGTTCGACACCACCGGGCCGCTCGATCTCGTCAAGCTGACCATCGCGGTCGATCACGAATGGGGCGATGTCAATGACGGCGATGTTGCCCGGTACATGGCCGAGGAGCTGGGCTTGTTCGTCCTGGAGACGTGCAGGAACGTCATCAACAGGCCGGGATCGGTGCGCAAGCGCCTTGAGATCGACGTCTCTTTCGGTTCGTTTCTCGGCAAGTTCGGTATCCCTGTGATCACCGATATCGTCAACCAACTTCGGTCATATTCGAAGGCCGTGGCACCTGAGTGGTTCGAGATCCGGGAGGCCTGCCACATCATCGTTCCAGGCGCGAATGGCGCCCCCATCTTCGAGCCTGCGGTGATCTTCAATCCGCTCTCTAACCCGGTCCCGATCAAATCCGACTTCGCCGAATCCCTGTTGGATCACTTGGGCCCTGACTTCGAGCAAGTTTACATCGTCGACTTGGTCAAGCCTGGATCGGCAGACGAGCGCACCGTGCTGATCGACCCCGATGACCTAGAGGGATCCATGACGCGGTGGCCGTTCCTGCTTGCGATGGGAACCACCGGTGAGGGTGACGTCGAGCCTCTGTTGGTCTCTTCAGTGACGGGAGAGCTCATGTCGATTCTGCCCGATGCCAGGCGGATTGGTCCGCTGCCTCACATGGGCGACATTGGCGGTGCGCTGTTGCATGCCATGCTGATCGCTGGCGCCGGCATCGTTTTCAAAGGGCGGCGTCCTCGGCCTCGGCCGAACGGCAGGGACGCCTTCAAACGTATCATTTGCGAGAGCTTCCGCGTGAAAGACGCGGCTGTCGTTCCGTACTCAATGCTGTTTGCCGAGATCCCCGGCGCACCACCATTGGTCAAGTTGTTGATCGGAAGCGAGCTGACCGGGGACGAATGGATGAACGCGGTCGAAATCGTCGACCCTGAAGCTGAACACTTCCGCGACGATGGTTACCCCGTCATCGTCGTTCCGGACAATCTCGACTGTGGTTTCGGTGAGGGCGACGTCCTGACCACACTGACCACCTTCTTGAGCCGGATGGCTGTGACACATGTCGGTGAGGATGATCCCAAAGATGTCATCCCTGTGGTGCGCTTCGTCGCGCAGAGGCTTGCTCTCAAACTGGGAGCCAAATTCCCAGGCGGATCTACACCAGGGCCGGCGCTTTATGATTCCGACATCTACTTCGCCGGTATGAAGGAACCCCTTGAAGCGTTCGCGGATGGTGAGATCGGCATGCGGATGCCGGTCGGTCGCAAAATGCGCCTCTATGAAGCGGCTGCGATGATTGCGGCGATTGCCGATGACATCAACGAGGACCTTTCTCGTCAGCCACACGAATGATCTCGACATCGAGTCCCAGCGGCTTCGCGACACTCAGAATCCAATCGGCCTGATTGCCGTGGAGCCGGTCGCGATGCTTGACCTCGATAAACCGCAGCCCTTCGCCCCGGATCGTGATGTCCGGGTGACCCGACATCGATCTGGTGCCGTTGGTGTAACCATGATCCAGGACGCGCAGGATGTGCTCGGGTCCTGCCACATCGATGAAGCGCTCGACCTCGCTGATCGGCGCCTTCATCAGGTGGTCGAAATAGCTCTGCAGCTTGAAGTAGACGCTTCGGGGATCGTCAAGAACGCTTCGGGCTGCGGCCAGGACCTTCTGCGTGTAGGCTGCAGACGCGGTGTAGGGGCGCCGATTGGTCTCCTCGAAGCCAATCCAGTGCCCATGCATCTTCTCGAAGACCTTGGCAGTGAGGAGGTGAAAGGCGTTGAGGGACTTGCCCTCGTTCCAGGTGCCTCGTTCACCGGGCTGCAACAGGGCCTCCAGCGCAAACTCCTCGATATCGACGGCAAGGCCGGCGGCAGAGCGCCACTTGCCCCTCTCACCGCGCACTCGCTCGCCAGGGATCGTTCTGATTTCGACGCCAAGCAATTGAGCCTGATCGGTCAGAGACAGATCGCTGAAGAAGCCGCCAGAGATGCGCGCGATGTCGGCCATCACGTCGGGCGGCGTATGCTTGAACCAGGCTCGATCTTTCCAGAACCACTCGGATGGATCGAGAAAGACGCCTTCCGTCTTCGGGTTCGGAAACAGATGCTCGATAGTCTCCTCAGAGCAGCCCAGGTTGCGCAGATCGGCGCGCGTCGGCGCCAGGGGCTCCCGCGTGTAACTCGGCTCGACAGAGCGCAGTTCAAGAGCAGACCAGGCAGGAACCGTGGGGATGATCGGCTTCATAGGCAGAATCGACTCGAACGACGCAGCATGATTTCGGGGATTGCTACCAGCTTGCGCCATGCCGGCCTACATCAGGCAGGGGTTGTCCTCTATAGGGTAGATCAATCCTTTAGCGGGCAGTCATGACAAACTCACGCAGGACAGCGATTTTCGAATTCCAGCTGGGTGACCTGCCGATGATGGCGCACGCCATGATGATCGGTCGCAACACCGAAATGCTCTCCGGTCGCAAGATTGCCGCGGCTCGTGCTGACGCGATCGCAAAGCAGATCGACGCCTGCGTGCCCGACATCGCCCGCATCTTCGACGAGGGTGTTTTCTGCGAGCTCTGCGCCGCGCTGGCCGAGGCGCCCGAGTGGGCCGTCTCGATCAAGAAGGCACGCTTCCGGACCTGGGAGCACTCGCCAGGGCAAATCGCCGTTGAGATCGGGGCGAAGACCTTCTTGTCCGATGAGGCGACCTACACGGATGCCAGCCCGCAGGTCGAACTGCTGCGGGCCTTTCTCGATGAGGTCTCGCCCGTGGCCGATAGGGCACTGAACATGGGCGCCATGCCCGGATCGACGCCATGAGCAGTTCCCGCAACCAGCGCTATCTCGCGCTCGACTTCGAGCTGACCTGCTGGGATGGCGACATCCCGCCTGGCATGCGTCCTGAGATCATCGAGATCGGGCTGGTCGAAGCCAATTCACTTTCCCATGCCATCGAGCGGGAAGTGCGTTTCCTCGTGCGCCCAACCCGGTCCGAGATCTCGCCCTTCTGTGAAAGCCTCACCGGCATCACGCCTGCAGAGATGAAAACCCACGGCCGGCCGCTCGCCGAGGTCATGCGCTCGATCAAGGCGTTTGGCCCGACAAACAAGAAACTGGTCACCTGGGGAGACGACTGGGGCGCTCTGGCCAGAGACTGCGCTGACGCCGGCGTCGAGAACCCCTTCCCCCGAAGCAACCTGATCGACATCGGCACGCTCTACGGCCTCGTGCGCGTTTCCAGCGCGCGGCCCAGCCTCGAGGATGCTCTGGCAAGCTTCGGGCGGGCATTCGAAGGGCAGAAGCATCGAGCGGTGATCGACGCCAGGAACACGGTCAGGCTGTTTGCCGCCATGCTCGAAAGCATGAGGGACAGACTGCAGGTGACCCATGCCCTCTAAGCGCTCGATCGAGGTGCTTCGCTCTCTGCGAGCAGCCGAGCGCGCGCAGAACTGGGAGGACGCCGAGATCGTCTGTGACGGTCTCGACTGCTGGATGGGCGCCGAGCGGATCTCCCGGCAGACCGTCACGCGCCTGATCCGCGTCGTTGCGCTATCGTTCGACGATGGTGGTGGCGCCGAGCACTACACCCTGAACGGCACCGGTCGAGCCCTGGCTGAGAACCCGGCTCTGGTCCGGGATATCGAGGCCGCTATCGCCAGAGGCGGCGCGTTCTCGGTCATCGATGGCAAGATCGTCGATCTGGAAGCGGCCGAGCAGACGCATTCGGTCCGCTGAGTTGCTCAAGGCGTGCGACTGGAGCGCTTTCAAAGCACCAGCGGGCAGGCCGTATCGCGCCTCGGAGATGGCTGTGGAACGCGACCCAGTGCCGGCAATGGCAGCCGGGATCGCAAGGCTTCGACCTCGCTTTCGAACAAGCACTGTCCGAACGGGTCTGACAGGATGAGGTCTCCTCCCCGCAGCATGAAGTTGCCCTCGCGGGTGTCGAAGTGCGAGCGGCCGGACACGGAGCGCAGCTCGCGGGCAAACTCCATGAAATCGGGTTGCTGATCGGCCAGCAAGGCGATCTGGTCCGGGCTCGCGCGTCCTTGTAGCGCGAACTCTGCAGCCTCGATCAGGCTCTGCCAGATCGGTTCGTCCGGGATCTCCTCAAGGCGCTCAGCGAGAACTACCATGCCACCGCAATCAGTGATCTGCAGATCGTGCACGACTGGAACATGGATGCCGGTGAAGCGACGCAGCGCAACCCGGCCGTGAACGATGTAGGTCGCCATTCCGTCGACGCCGTTGCCGGCGCGGACGACCAGGCTGGGGTGACCGGGGACGTCGTACACGGTGGCATGATGGCCTTCACCGATCGAACGGTGCCCGATATCGGCCATCGCATCGAGCAGCGGCTCCAGCGAGGTCGCCGTCAAACCAATCCGACGCAGCGTCGGCCTGTCCTGTCCGTTCAGATCCATGATCCAAACGTTAGACGCAATCCTTGAAAGGCAGGCAGCGGATGGCGTCGGACGTCGCAAAAGATGGATAGAGTGATGTCTATTCCTCAAAAATGAGAGCGATGGCCAATGGTTCTAAATGTCCGTACTTCCATGTTCGAAGGATAGTTTTCGATTGTTTACTCGATGTTAAGTGGCGTGCGATAGTGATAGGTGCCCGTTGCAGTCAGCTTAGAGACGCCCGCGTGATCATCACTGCCGAAGATTTGCTCTCCAGTTGGCGCAGGCCGCACGTGTTCACCACGGCGGAGGTCGACCAGGTCTATCGTGCCCTGCGCGATAGCGCTGTGACCCGG
This genomic window from Bosea sp. RAC05 contains:
- a CDS encoding RNA ligase family protein, which produces MPGCSEPAADAHHLIDRSLFPDGGYYLDNGAPLCSRHHLEAERTTLSPDELRGWTGIKQVILPPQFEDDERIDKWGNPILGNGTRLKGEMFFDEPVQKALAAGGVLDLFRPYVKYPKTWHMESSPGVGRGDRVLRDLSAFIGQRVIGTEKRDGECTTMYPDHIHARSLDSRHHPSRDWIKGFWNAIRSDIPHDFRVCGENTYAVHSIRYEALPTWFEGFSVWNERNEALSWDETLEYFDLIGSSSGLSITPVPVFYDGIFDLDAIHEAWEKLLAADRAQAALTGQPVQAREGYVVRTAAGFRYRDFRNHVAKWVRAGHVQTDSHWMHGEIVPNGIQRSG
- a CDS encoding 3'-5' exonuclease encodes the protein MSSSRNQRYLALDFELTCWDGDIPPGMRPEIIEIGLVEANSLSHAIEREVRFLVRPTRSEISPFCESLTGITPAEMKTHGRPLAEVMRSIKAFGPTNKKLVTWGDDWGALARDCADAGVENPFPRSNLIDIGTLYGLVRVSSARPSLEDALASFGRAFEGQKHRAVIDARNTVRLFAAMLESMRDRLQVTHAL